A single Saccopteryx bilineata isolate mSacBil1 chromosome 11, mSacBil1_pri_phased_curated, whole genome shotgun sequence DNA region contains:
- the SLC35A3 gene encoding UDP-N-acetylglucosamine transporter isoform X2 — MSANLKYLSLGILVFQTTSLVLTMRYSRTLKEDGPRYLSSTAVVVAELLKITACVLLVYKDSKCSLRALNRVLRDEILNKPMETLKLAIPSGIYTLQNNLLYVALSNLDAATYQVTYQLKILTTALFSVSMLSKKLGVYQWLSLLILMTGVAFVQWPSDPPELASRELSAGSQFVGLMAVLTACFSSGFAGVYFEKILKETKQSVWIRNIQLGFFGSIFGLMGVYVYDGELITKNGFFQGYNRLTWVVVALQALGGLVIAAVIKYADNILKGFATSLSIILSTLISYFWLQDFVPTSVFFLGAILVIAATFLYGYDPKPAGNPTKA, encoded by the exons ATGTCTGCCAACCTAAAATACCTCTCCTTGGGAATTCTGGTCTTTCAGACGACCAGTTTGGTCCTAACGATGCGTTACTCCAGGACCTTAAAGGAGGACGGGCCGCGTTACCTGTCGTCCACGGCCGTGGTGGTGGCCGAGCTCCTGAAGATAACGGCTTGCGTTCTCTTAGTCTACAAAGACAGCA AATGCAGTCTCAGAGCACTGAATCGAGTACTACGTGACGAAATTCTTAATAAACCTATGGAGACGCTTAAACTCGCGATTCCATCAGGGATATACACTCTTCAGAATAACTTGCTCTATGTGGCATTGTCAAATCTAGATGCAGCCACCTATCAG GTCACATATCAGTTGAAAATTCTGACGACGGCCCTCTTCTCCGTGTCTATGCTCAGTAAGAAGCTCGGGGTGTACCAGTGGCTCTCCCTGCTGATTCTGATGACAGGAGTCGCTTTTGTACAG TGGCCCTCGGACCCCCCAGAGCTGGCATCCAGGGAGCTCTCGGCTGGCTCTCAGTTCGTGGGCCTCATGGCCGTGCTCACCGCCTGTTTTTCAAGCGGCTTCGCTGGGGTGTACtttgagaaaatcttaaaagaaaccaaacagtCGGTGTGGATCAGAAACATTCAACTGG gtttttttggaAGTATATTTGGATTAATGGGCGTGTACGTTTATGATGGAGAATTGATAACAAAGAATGGGTTTTTTCAGGGATACAATCGACTGACCTGGGTAGTCGTTGCTCTTCAG GCACTCGGAGGCCTTGTAATAGCTGCTGTTATAAAGTAtgcagataatattttaaaaggatttgCAACTTCTTTATCCATAATATTATCCACACTGATATCCTACTTTTGGCTACAAGACTTTGTGCCAACCAG TGTCTTTTTCCTCGGAGCCATCCTCGTGATAGCAGCTACTTTCCTCTATGGTTATGACCCCAAACCTGCAGGGAACCCCACTAAAGCGTAG
- the SLC35A3 gene encoding UDP-N-acetylglucosamine transporter isoform X1 → MADADKTMSANLKYLSLGILVFQTTSLVLTMRYSRTLKEDGPRYLSSTAVVVAELLKITACVLLVYKDSKCSLRALNRVLRDEILNKPMETLKLAIPSGIYTLQNNLLYVALSNLDAATYQVTYQLKILTTALFSVSMLSKKLGVYQWLSLLILMTGVAFVQWPSDPPELASRELSAGSQFVGLMAVLTACFSSGFAGVYFEKILKETKQSVWIRNIQLGFFGSIFGLMGVYVYDGELITKNGFFQGYNRLTWVVVALQALGGLVIAAVIKYADNILKGFATSLSIILSTLISYFWLQDFVPTSVFFLGAILVIAATFLYGYDPKPAGNPTKA, encoded by the exons gCAGATGCAGATAAAACAATGTCTGCCAACCTAAAATACCTCTCCTTGGGAATTCTGGTCTTTCAGACGACCAGTTTGGTCCTAACGATGCGTTACTCCAGGACCTTAAAGGAGGACGGGCCGCGTTACCTGTCGTCCACGGCCGTGGTGGTGGCCGAGCTCCTGAAGATAACGGCTTGCGTTCTCTTAGTCTACAAAGACAGCA AATGCAGTCTCAGAGCACTGAATCGAGTACTACGTGACGAAATTCTTAATAAACCTATGGAGACGCTTAAACTCGCGATTCCATCAGGGATATACACTCTTCAGAATAACTTGCTCTATGTGGCATTGTCAAATCTAGATGCAGCCACCTATCAG GTCACATATCAGTTGAAAATTCTGACGACGGCCCTCTTCTCCGTGTCTATGCTCAGTAAGAAGCTCGGGGTGTACCAGTGGCTCTCCCTGCTGATTCTGATGACAGGAGTCGCTTTTGTACAG TGGCCCTCGGACCCCCCAGAGCTGGCATCCAGGGAGCTCTCGGCTGGCTCTCAGTTCGTGGGCCTCATGGCCGTGCTCACCGCCTGTTTTTCAAGCGGCTTCGCTGGGGTGTACtttgagaaaatcttaaaagaaaccaaacagtCGGTGTGGATCAGAAACATTCAACTGG gtttttttggaAGTATATTTGGATTAATGGGCGTGTACGTTTATGATGGAGAATTGATAACAAAGAATGGGTTTTTTCAGGGATACAATCGACTGACCTGGGTAGTCGTTGCTCTTCAG GCACTCGGAGGCCTTGTAATAGCTGCTGTTATAAAGTAtgcagataatattttaaaaggatttgCAACTTCTTTATCCATAATATTATCCACACTGATATCCTACTTTTGGCTACAAGACTTTGTGCCAACCAG TGTCTTTTTCCTCGGAGCCATCCTCGTGATAGCAGCTACTTTCCTCTATGGTTATGACCCCAAACCTGCAGGGAACCCCACTAAAGCGTAG